In Erpetoichthys calabaricus chromosome 4, fErpCal1.3, whole genome shotgun sequence, one genomic interval encodes:
- the LOC127527356 gene encoding olfactory receptor 8H1-like — protein sequence MANNTTSFVSEFVLQCEIKPELKNLVATLLSLIYFVTLFGNFVVILVIRMNHQLQTPMYLCIGALAVLDLINSTNVVPTMVGVLLNFVNVPRVPCFMQMFMICYLEVLESLLFAFMACDRYIAVLYPLQYPSLVTNKIVCLTLLLFIISTGLCYVPINMVFVNDLSFCETNVLHYCFCEYGSVLNISCYQNPLFLTFLAITTSLFAVLPVAIILFSYFRIAHAALNISSANGKSKVLSTCLTHLLVMLLFYIPIIISYILTGVNVSLSREAYNIMVVISTVVPPMMNPIIYSFRNREIKSTIYKTVNGVLAFFTSSSR from the coding sequence ATGGCAAACAACACGACCAGCTTTGTGTCTGAATTTGTTCTTCAATGTGAAATCAAACCTGAGCTGAAAAACTTAGTTGCTACACTCCTCTCCTTAATCTACTTTGTGACACTCTTTGGCAATTTTGTGGTAATTCTCGTCATAAGAATGAATCACCAACTGCAAACACCGATGTATTTATGTATCGGCGCCTTAGCGGTTTTAGACTTGATAAACAGCACTAACGTTGTCCCTACAATGGTGGGTGTCCTGTTAAACTTTGTAAATGTTCCCCGTGTGCCTTGTTTTATGCAGATGTTCATGATTTGTTATTTAGAAGTACTGGAATCTCTGCTTTTTGCATTCATGGCATGCGATCGTTATATAGCGGTCCTTTATCCACTACAATATCCATCTCTTGTTACCAATAAAATTGTTTGTCTTACTTTACTATTGTTCATTATCAGTACTGGGCTGTGTTATGTACCCATCAACATGGTCTTTGTCAATGATCTTTCTTTTTGTGAGACTAATGTCTTGCATTATTGTTTCTGTGAGTATGGTAGTGTTTTAAATATATCCTGTTACCAAAATCCTTTATTCTTAACTTTTTTAgcaatcacaacatcattatttGCAGTTCTGCCTGTAGCAATTATTCTCTTTTCTTACTTCAGAATTGCTCATGCAGCACTAAACATCTCTTCTGCTAATGGGAAAAGCAAAGTTTTAAGCACCTGCCTCACACACCTGCTAGTGATGTTACTCTTTTatataccaataataatttcatacattttaacAGGGGTTAATGTGAGTCTGTCAAGGGAAGCCTATAATATTATGGTTGTTATCTCCACTGTTGTTCCTCCAATGATGAATCCAATAATATACAGTTTTAGgaacagagaaataaaaagtacaatttaCAAGACTGTGAATGGCGTGTTGGCATTTTTCACTTCCAGCAGCCGTTGA